A single region of the Ziziphus jujuba cultivar Dongzao chromosome 10, ASM3175591v1 genome encodes:
- the LOC107412392 gene encoding probable glycosyltransferase At5g20260 isoform X4: MHHFPLQTKSNTERIEEDLARARAAIRKAIVTKNFTSDRNEIYIPRGSVYRNPYAFHQSHIEMVKRFKIWAYKEGDLPMAHNGPTTYIYSIEGQFIFEMETRPSPFMAQHPDEAHAFFIPLSVSKITDYQFRPHHETFFHRLVRIFKDYIFVIADKYPYWNRSSGADHFMVSCHDWASRIERKNHKLYENFMKVLCNANTSEGFKPTRDVSIPEYNLKAFNLGPPRLGQPPDKRPILAFFAGAAHGDIRDILFKYWKDKDGEVQVYENLDKKKNYHGLMGQTKFCLCPSGSEVASPRVVEAMYAGCVPVLISDYYAVPFDDVLDWNKFSVQIPPKRIPEIKTILKGIPHKKYLKLQKRVMQVSRHFELNRPAKPFDVFHMVLHSVWLRRLNFRLPVAI, translated from the exons ATGCACCATTTTCCATTACAG ACTAAGAGCAATACAGAGAGAATTGAAGAAGATTTAGCGAGAGCCAGAGCAGCTATACGCAAAGCCATCGTTACAAAGAACTTTACATCCGATAGAAATGAGATTTACATCCCTAGAGGAAGCGTGTACAGAAATCCATATGCTTTTCATCA GAGTCATATAGAGATGGTCAAGAGATTCAAGATATGGGCGTACAAGGAAGGAGATCTACCAATGGCTCATAACGGCCCAACAACATACATATACTCCATTGAAGGCCAATTCATTTTCGAGATGGAAACTCGGCCAAGCCCATTTATGGCCCAACATCCGGATGAGGCCCATGCATTTTTCATACCTTTGAGTGTCTCCAAAATCACAGATTACCAATTCAGACCTCACCATGAAACATTTTTTCATCGCTTGGTTCGAATTTTCAAAGACTATATCTTTGTTATTGCTGATAAATACCCTTATTGGAATAGAAGCAGTGGAGCTGACCATTTCATGGTTTCTTGTCATGATTGG GCATCAAGAATTGAACGTAAAAACCACAAGCTCTATGAGAACTTCATGAAAGTGCTATGCAATGCTAACACCTCTGAAGGATTCAAGCCCACAAGAGATGTCTCAATACCAGAATACAACTTGAAGGCATTCAATCTTGGTCCACCCCGTCTCGGTCAGCCACCGGATAAGCGGCCGATTCTTGCTTTCTTTGCAGGTGCAGCGCACGGTGACATAAGGGACATTTTGTTCAAGTATTGGAAGGACAAAGATGGGGAAGTCCAAGTGTATGAAAATCTTGACAAGAAGAAGAACTACCATGGACTAATGGGACAAACTAAGTTTTGCTTGTGCCCAAGTGGGTCAGAAGTTGCAAGTCCTAGAGTGGTGGAGGCAATGTATGCAGGGTGTGTTCCAGTGCTTATTTCTGACTACTATGCGGTACCCTTTGATGATGTGCTTGATTGGAACAAGTTTTCTGTACAAATCCCACCAAAGAGAATACCTGAAATAAAGACAATCTTGAAGGGAATTCCACATAAGAAGTACTTGAAGTTGCAGAAGAGGGTTATGCAAGTTTCAAGGCATTTTGAATTGAACAGACCCGCTAAACCATTTGATGTGTTTCACATGGTTCTTCACTCTGTCTGGCTTAGAAGACTCAATTTTAGGTTACCAGTGGCcatttaa
- the LOC107412392 gene encoding probable glycosyltransferase At5g20260 isoform X1, which yields MVFEGPNQIVKFYIIMLKKKNNNCPNRKVLIKSLYIFFLNRTEQRASLLLLEGSDYSLLLYSLMATLSESLRSPYLLFTTFFLLSLLLLFFSPLFQQNPFALNYFSSSTTTTTSTTITLPSTLPQTNLVSPAPAPAPALTQYHQPYLQPKPTNKTKSNTERIEEDLARARAAIRKAIVTKNFTSDRNEIYIPRGSVYRNPYAFHQSHIEMVKRFKIWAYKEGDLPMAHNGPTTYIYSIEGQFIFEMETRPSPFMAQHPDEAHAFFIPLSVSKITDYQFRPHHETFFHRLVRIFKDYIFVIADKYPYWNRSSGADHFMVSCHDWASRIERKNHKLYENFMKVLCNANTSEGFKPTRDVSIPEYNLKAFNLGPPRLGQPPDKRPILAFFAGAAHGDIRDILFKYWKDKDGEVQVYENLDKKKNYHGLMGQTKFCLCPSGSEVASPRVVEAMYAGCVPVLISDYYAVPFDDVLDWNKFSVQIPPKRIPEIKTILKGIPHKKYLKLQKRVMQVSRHFELNRPAKPFDVFHMVLHSVWLRRLNFRLPVAI from the exons ATGGTGTTTGAAGGTCCCAatcaaatagtaaaattttacattataatgttaaaaaaaaaaaataataattgtccAAACAGAAAAGTGCTCATAAAATCACTATACATTTTCTTCCTAAACCGAACAGAGCAGAGAGCTTCTTTGCTTCTTCTGGAGGGTTCAGATTATTCTTTATTACTATATTCTCTAATGGCAACTCTCTCAGAGTCTCTCCGTTCACCCTATTTACTCTTTACGACTTTTTTCCTTCTGTCCCTTCTTCTCCTCTTCTTCTCTCCGTTATTCCAACAAAACCCTTTCGCTCTCAATTACTTCTcttcctccaccaccaccaccacctctaCTACAATTACTCTTCCATCTACACTCCCACAAACAAACCTCGTCTCTCCGGCACCGGCTCCGGCTCCAGCACTGACCCAGTATCACCAACCGTACCTTCAGCCTAAACCCACCAACAAA ACTAAGAGCAATACAGAGAGAATTGAAGAAGATTTAGCGAGAGCCAGAGCAGCTATACGCAAAGCCATCGTTACAAAGAACTTTACATCCGATAGAAATGAGATTTACATCCCTAGAGGAAGCGTGTACAGAAATCCATATGCTTTTCATCA GAGTCATATAGAGATGGTCAAGAGATTCAAGATATGGGCGTACAAGGAAGGAGATCTACCAATGGCTCATAACGGCCCAACAACATACATATACTCCATTGAAGGCCAATTCATTTTCGAGATGGAAACTCGGCCAAGCCCATTTATGGCCCAACATCCGGATGAGGCCCATGCATTTTTCATACCTTTGAGTGTCTCCAAAATCACAGATTACCAATTCAGACCTCACCATGAAACATTTTTTCATCGCTTGGTTCGAATTTTCAAAGACTATATCTTTGTTATTGCTGATAAATACCCTTATTGGAATAGAAGCAGTGGAGCTGACCATTTCATGGTTTCTTGTCATGATTGG GCATCAAGAATTGAACGTAAAAACCACAAGCTCTATGAGAACTTCATGAAAGTGCTATGCAATGCTAACACCTCTGAAGGATTCAAGCCCACAAGAGATGTCTCAATACCAGAATACAACTTGAAGGCATTCAATCTTGGTCCACCCCGTCTCGGTCAGCCACCGGATAAGCGGCCGATTCTTGCTTTCTTTGCAGGTGCAGCGCACGGTGACATAAGGGACATTTTGTTCAAGTATTGGAAGGACAAAGATGGGGAAGTCCAAGTGTATGAAAATCTTGACAAGAAGAAGAACTACCATGGACTAATGGGACAAACTAAGTTTTGCTTGTGCCCAAGTGGGTCAGAAGTTGCAAGTCCTAGAGTGGTGGAGGCAATGTATGCAGGGTGTGTTCCAGTGCTTATTTCTGACTACTATGCGGTACCCTTTGATGATGTGCTTGATTGGAACAAGTTTTCTGTACAAATCCCACCAAAGAGAATACCTGAAATAAAGACAATCTTGAAGGGAATTCCACATAAGAAGTACTTGAAGTTGCAGAAGAGGGTTATGCAAGTTTCAAGGCATTTTGAATTGAACAGACCCGCTAAACCATTTGATGTGTTTCACATGGTTCTTCACTCTGTCTGGCTTAGAAGACTCAATTTTAGGTTACCAGTGGCcatttaa
- the LOC107412392 gene encoding probable glycosyltransferase At5g20260 isoform X5: protein METMEFRSPYLLLTFLVLSLTALYFSPLNQIHFSIKLSSSSSSSSSSTTSSSTPHQTQNPEPEPDTQIVPDHVKQTKSNTERIEEDLARARAAIRKAIVTKNFTSDRNEIYIPRGSVYRNPYAFHQSHIEMVKRFKIWAYKEGDLPMAHNGPTTYIYSIEGQFIFEMETRPSPFMAQHPDEAHAFFIPLSVSKITDYQFRPHHETFFHRLVRIFKDYIFVIADKYPYWNRSSGADHFMVSCHDWASRIERKNHKLYENFMKVLCNANTSEGFKPTRDVSIPEYNLKAFNLGPPRLGQPPDKRPILAFFAGAAHGDIRDILFKYWKDKDGEVQVYENLDKKKNYHGLMGQTKFCLCPSGSEVASPRVVEAMYAGCVPVLISDYYAVPFDDVLDWNKFSVQIPPKRIPEIKTILKGIPHKKYLKLQKRVMQVSRHFELNRPAKPFDVFHMVLHSVWLRRLNFRLPVAI from the exons ATGGAAACTATGGAATTCCGTTCACCATATTTACTCTTAACATTCCTCGTCCTCTCTCTCACTGCCCTCTATTTCTCTCCCTTAAACCAAATCCATTTTTCTATCAAAttatcttcctcttcctcttcctcttcctcctccACAACTTCATCATCTACTCCCCACCAAACACAGAACCCAGAACCAGAACCAGA CACTCAAATTGTCCCAGACCATGTTAAA caGACTAAGAGCAATACAGAGAGAATTGAAGAAGATTTAGCGAGAGCCAGAGCAGCTATACGCAAAGCCATCGTTACAAAGAACTTTACATCCGATAGAAATGAGATTTACATCCCTAGAGGAAGCGTGTACAGAAATCCATATGCTTTTCATCA GAGTCATATAGAGATGGTCAAGAGATTCAAGATATGGGCGTACAAGGAAGGAGATCTACCAATGGCTCATAACGGCCCAACAACATACATATACTCCATTGAAGGCCAATTCATTTTCGAGATGGAAACTCGGCCAAGCCCATTTATGGCCCAACATCCGGATGAGGCCCATGCATTTTTCATACCTTTGAGTGTCTCCAAAATCACAGATTACCAATTCAGACCTCACCATGAAACATTTTTTCATCGCTTGGTTCGAATTTTCAAAGACTATATCTTTGTTATTGCTGATAAATACCCTTATTGGAATAGAAGCAGTGGAGCTGACCATTTCATGGTTTCTTGTCATGATTGG GCATCAAGAATTGAACGTAAAAACCACAAGCTCTATGAGAACTTCATGAAAGTGCTATGCAATGCTAACACCTCTGAAGGATTCAAGCCCACAAGAGATGTCTCAATACCAGAATACAACTTGAAGGCATTCAATCTTGGTCCACCCCGTCTCGGTCAGCCACCGGATAAGCGGCCGATTCTTGCTTTCTTTGCAGGTGCAGCGCACGGTGACATAAGGGACATTTTGTTCAAGTATTGGAAGGACAAAGATGGGGAAGTCCAAGTGTATGAAAATCTTGACAAGAAGAAGAACTACCATGGACTAATGGGACAAACTAAGTTTTGCTTGTGCCCAAGTGGGTCAGAAGTTGCAAGTCCTAGAGTGGTGGAGGCAATGTATGCAGGGTGTGTTCCAGTGCTTATTTCTGACTACTATGCGGTACCCTTTGATGATGTGCTTGATTGGAACAAGTTTTCTGTACAAATCCCACCAAAGAGAATACCTGAAATAAAGACAATCTTGAAGGGAATTCCACATAAGAAGTACTTGAAGTTGCAGAAGAGGGTTATGCAAGTTTCAAGGCATTTTGAATTGAACAGACCCGCTAAACCATTTGATGTGTTTCACATGGTTCTTCACTCTGTCTGGCTTAGAAGACTCAATTTTAGGTTACCAGTGGCcatttaa
- the LOC132799570 gene encoding uncharacterized protein LOC132799570 has protein sequence MKLDGTNYQKWKKTLVMNLTFMKLDLALETDPPEIPTDESTVVAKKLYEDWKHSNKCCMMMMENYMDEAIYASISKVNTTKGLLEEIGKKFIKFDMNEKYHYLDLLNNTKYDGIKRVRDHIMLLSSYYNKLKDLKMDIGEEFSTYSIMRSLLSQFDNIRSSLNTKKEGCSSEELTAIIVKEDDDIKLSKSRFVAMVSHQVDKSKKFFQKKGQGFKPGQGFKPGQGFNPNRKKFSSIKPKWPRDGVFQIRKRKEYFNGRCGYCNKVGHKKIDCWTLKGKQEKKDNILTIETNIIDVPMNSWWLDTRVTIHVTNSLQGMISRRGLTNLEQHVYMGDNSRVKVNIVGTIKLKLATGYALELQEVSYVHSIRRNLLSISVLDSQGYRFLFGNNKVELFKDGKVVGFGTLCGNLYKLDLFNNGLNFLLILLLLLLLLPNAQELMTIPQCYGINGWDIFLGTEWKG, from the coding sequence ATGAAATTGGATGgtacaaattatcagaaatggaagaaaaccttagttatgaatttgaccttcatgaaattagatttggctttggagacagatccaccagagataccgactgatgagagtactgtagtagctaagaaactttatgaggattggaagcactctaataaatgctgtatgatgatgatggagaattacatggatgaggccatatatgctagtatttcTAAAGTGAATACTAcaaagggacttcttgaggagataggaaagaagtttatcaagtttgatatgaatgagaagtatcattatttggacctattgaataataccaagtatgatggtattaaaagagtaagggaccatattatgctactttcctcctattataataagctgaaggaccttaagatggacattggagaggagttctcgacctattctataatgaggagtcttctatcacagtttgataatataaggtcgagtttgaatactaagaaagaaggttgtagctCGGAGGAATTGACTGCTATCATTGtcaaggaagatgatgatattaaattaagtaagtctaggtttgttgctatggtttcacatcaggtagataaatccaagaagtttttccaaaagaagggacaaggattcaagccaggacaaggtttcaagcctgggcagggttttaaccccaataggaagaagttttctaGTATAAAGCCTAAATGGCCAAGGGATGGTGTTTTTCAgattagaaaaaggaaagagtacttcaatggaaggtgtggatactgcaataaagttggacacaagaagatagactgttggaccttaaagggaaagcaagagaagaaagataatattttaacgattgagaccaatattattgatgtgcctatgaattcttggtggttagatactagagtaacaattcatgttactaattcattgcagggaatgataagccgaaggggcctaaccaatcttgagcagcatgtttatatgggagataactCAAGAGTGAAAGTGAacattgtgggaacaatcaagttgaagcttgccactggatatgctttggagttgcaagaagtttcttatgtacattcaataagaagaaacttgttgtctatttctgttttggatagtcaaggttataggtttttgtttggaaataacaaagttgaattatttaaggatggtaaagttgttggttttggaactttatgtggcaatctatataagcttgatttatttaataatggtcttaatttcttgttaattctattgttgctcctattgttgcttccaaacgcccaagagttaatgacaattcctcagtgttatggcataaacggttgggacatatttctaggcacagaatggaaaggttag